Within the Actinomycetota bacterium genome, the region CTCGGCAATACGGTCGACAAACCCGCCGCTAAGGCCGCGACCCTGTGGACTCCCCGTTACTTCGCGCGCCGCTGTGCCTGGCACGCTCTGGATCACGCGTGGGAGATCGAAGACCGCCGGGAATCCTAGGAGGAGGCCTCCTCCAGCTCGGCCCCCGCCCGGATCCACTCCGCCTCGAGCTTGGCCACCTGCCGCCGCATCCGCTCGTAGCGCTTGATGGTCTCATTGACGCCGCTTCCGCTGAGGTAGAAGGACGGATCCTCCAGCTCGGCTCCCAGCCGCGCGCACTCCTCCTGCGCCGACTCCAGCTCCGACTCGAGCCGGCTGACAGCGTCGCGCGCCTCCTTGAGACGGCGGCGCTCGTCGGCTGCCTGACGGCGGCGGTCCTTCGGCGAAAGGTCCGGACGGGTCCTGCGCTCGGGTGCCGGCGCCGCCGGTCCGGACGACACCGCGGAGGCCGAGTCCTCCTGTCCGGTCTTGTACAGGTAGTACTCGTAGTCGCCCTCAAACGACCTCACCCGTCCCTCGCGCACCTCCAGGATCCGGTTGGCGACGCTGCGGATGAGGTGCCGGTCGTGGGTGATCAGCACGATGCAGCCTTCGTAGTCGGCCAGCGCGTCCTCCAGAACGTCGCGACTCACGATGTCCAGGTGGTTAGTGGGCTCGTCCAGGCACAGGACGTTGAGCGGTGACGCGAGCAGCTTCGACAGGGCCAGTCGCGTCTGCTCCCCGCCGGACAGCACCCGGACCGGCTTGTCGATGTCGTCGCCCGAGAACAAAAACCTCCCGAGAAGGTCGCGCGGCCGGACGCTCGACCCGACCGGGACCGCCTTCTGCAGCTCCTCGATCACGCGGTTGCCCGGATCGAGCGCCTCGATCTGATGCTGCGCGAAGTAACCCAGCGACACGTTGTGCCCGAGCCGTCGCTCCCCTGCCTGCGGCTGCAACGCCCCCGCCAGCAGCTTGAGCAGCGTCGTCTTGCCGGCGCCGTTCGGACCCACCAGCGCGACCTTCTGCCCCCGCTCAACCTCCAGCTGCAGCGACTCGTAAACGGATGTGTCCGGATAGGAGAAGGAGACATCGTCGAGGGTGATCACGACCCGGCCGGACCTGGGAGGCGCAGGGAAGCCGAGCTTCATCGCCTTGCGCTGCGCGCTCGGAGACTGCACGCGCTCGAGCTTGTCCAGGGACTTGATCCTGCTCTGCACCTGGCGCGCCTTGGACGCCTTGTA harbors:
- a CDS encoding ABC-F family ATP-binding cassette domain-containing protein, translated to MIDISGVIKSFGSRVLLRDVSLRVGARDRVALVGPNGSGKTTLFAMIVGSQLPDSGRIDIVRDAVVGYLPQETDELRGRSVLAEVMSAGAAMAKAGHRLEVLEHELEQTDDPQEREALLAEYARLQGEFDTLGGYSLEAQAKRIMSGLGFSERDQARQTESLSGGWLMRVALAKLLLAGPDVLLLDEPTNHLDLESVTWLERFLRGYEGAVLLISHDRDFMNGLATKVASIEDSRLVTYTGNFQDFVRQREERAALLEAAAKNQAKKIAHTEAFINRFRYKASKARQVQSRIKSLDKLERVQSPSAQRKAMKLGFPAPPRSGRVVITLDDVSFSYPDTSVYESLQLEVERGQKVALVGPNGAGKTTLLKLLAGALQPQAGERRLGHNVSLGYFAQHQIEALDPGNRVIEELQKAVPVGSSVRPRDLLGRFLFSGDDIDKPVRVLSGGEQTRLALSKLLASPLNVLCLDEPTNHLDIVSRDVLEDALADYEGCIVLITHDRHLIRSVANRILEVREGRVRSFEGDYEYYLYKTGQEDSASAVSSGPAAPAPERRTRPDLSPKDRRRQAADERRRLKEARDAVSRLESELESAQEECARLGAELEDPSFYLSGSGVNETIKRYERMRRQVAKLEAEWIRAGAELEEASS